A genomic region of Raphanus sativus cultivar WK10039 chromosome 6, ASM80110v3, whole genome shotgun sequence contains the following coding sequences:
- the LOC108835954 gene encoding phosphatidylcholine:diacylglycerol cholinephosphotransferase 1, with translation MSTTTIAPLRRSSNSLNGYHTNAVAFDGTVESVSTSQMEDIVAETNDGYANPNGDRERSKVSFMKWRMCNPVHVVRVHWVPCLLAVGVLFFTGVEEYMLQMIPPSSEPFDIGFVATRSLYRLLASSPDLNTVLAALNTVFVGMQTTYIVWTWLMEGRPRATISACFMFTCRGILGYSTQLPLPQDFLGSGVDFPVGNVSFFLFYSGHVAGSTIASLDMRRMKRLRLALLFDILNVLQSIRLLGTRGQYTIDLAVGVGAGVLFDSLAGKYEKMMSKRHNVGNSSSLISAR, from the exons GGATATCACACCAACGCCGTTGCCTTTGACGGAACCGTCGAGTCAGTAAGTACTAGCCAAATGGAGGACATTGTTGCAGAAACCAACGACGGCTACGCCAACCCCAACGGAGACAGAGAAAGAAGCAAGGTGTCGTTTATGAAGTGGAGAATGTGCAATCCTGTCCACGTGGTGAGAGTCCATTGGGTACCGTGTTTGTTAGCGGTAGGAGTTCTGTTCTTCACGGGAGTAGAGGAGTACATGCTCCAGATGATTCCGCCGAGTTCTGAGCCGTTCGATATTGGTTTTGTGGCGACGCGCTCTCTGTATCGCCTCTTGGCTTCTTCACCTGATCTAAATACCGTTCTAGCCGCTCTAAACACG GTGTTCGTAGGGATGCAAACGACATATATTGTATGGACATGGTTGATGGAAGGACGACCAAGAGCGACCATCTCGGCTTGCTTCATGTTTACTTGTCGTGGCATTCTTGGTTACTCTACTCAGCTCCCTCTTCCTCAG GATTTTCTAGGATCAGGGGTAGATTTTCCGGTAGGAAACGTCTCGTTCTTCCTCTTCTACTCAGGCCATGTCGCAGGGTCGACGATAGCATCCTTGGACATGAGGAGGATGAAGAGGTTGAGACTGGCCTTGCTTTTTGACATCCTCAATGTATTACAATCGATCAGGCTTCTTGGGACGAGAGGACAATACACGATCGATCTTGCTGTCGGGGTTGGCGCTGGGGTTCTCTTTGACTCACTGGCTGGAAAATACGAAAAGATGATGAGCAAGAGACACAATGTAGGCAATAGTTCTAGTTTGATTTCGGCTCgctag